One window from the genome of Metabacillus flavus encodes:
- a CDS encoding GNAT family N-acetyltransferase gives MKNIIIQRPVPAQTNELHQFFSRVITDTFIKEGIGDRKEDLKDEIAEKVYYLQSDFETNGEKRFFLAALEDGKVIGTIEFGPASELICKCTNGTYKDLMEVGTVFVDPDYQKNGLGSRMLQAMFAELRNRGFEEFCLDSGYGQAQQIWSKRFGEPEYWLRDYWGEGLDHMIWRFKVRDVLV, from the coding sequence ATGAAAAATATCATCATCCAAAGACCCGTACCAGCCCAGACAAACGAACTGCACCAATTCTTCAGCCGCGTCATCACCGATACCTTCATTAAAGAAGGAATTGGCGACAGAAAAGAGGACTTAAAAGACGAGATAGCTGAAAAAGTATATTATCTTCAAAGTGATTTTGAAACGAATGGAGAAAAGCGATTTTTTTTAGCTGCATTAGAAGATGGCAAGGTCATTGGCACGATTGAATTTGGTCCTGCAAGTGAACTCATTTGTAAATGTACAAACGGCACTTATAAAGATCTGATGGAGGTTGGCACGGTGTTTGTAGATCCGGATTATCAGAAGAATGGACTTGGCAGCCGGATGCTGCAGGCTATGTTTGCCGAATTGAGGAATCGGGGATTTGAAGAATTTTGTCTGGACAGCGGCTATGGCCAGGCACAGCAGATCTGGAGTAAAAGATTTGGGGAGCCGGAGTATTGGCTGCGGGATTATTGGGGAGAGGGATTGGATCATATGATTTGGAGGTTTAAGGTTAGGGATGTTTTGGTTTAG
- a CDS encoding DUF6985 domain-containing protein has product MSEEINHEVFGKITFRHGWRKKDFELEMFGKIQLIEIVIDAEEDGDFEVEQEHSYTEFMKDLNKRVNDAEKSVFNYYQEHVLSYREQFGTDADKLAPNINSVEELGNLVVPKQIFFPMIFDEDRREAGFICDCSWDIELGLGIKFVNESIEEVGAQDILI; this is encoded by the coding sequence ATGAGTGAAGAAATAAATCATGAGGTATTTGGAAAAATTACTTTTAGACATGGATGGAGAAAGAAAGACTTTGAATTAGAGATGTTTGGTAAAATTCAACTTATCGAAATAGTAATAGATGCTGAAGAAGATGGGGATTTTGAGGTTGAGCAAGAACACTCATATACAGAGTTTATGAAAGACTTAAACAAAAGAGTAAATGATGCGGAGAAATCGGTGTTTAATTATTACCAAGAGCATGTTCTTTCTTACCGAGAACAGTTTGGAACGGATGCGGATAAATTAGCTCCAAATATAAACAGTGTTGAAGAACTTGGAAATTTGGTGGTTCCTAAGCAGATATTTTTCCCCATGATATTTGATGAAGATAGAAGGGAAGCTGGCTTTATTTGTGATTGTTCCTGGGATATTGAACTTGGCTTGGGTATAAAATTTGTAAACGAATCTATAGAAGAAGTTGGAGCCCAAGATATACTTATATGA
- a CDS encoding O-methyltransferase, whose product MNQTELWKDVDHYFSTKLHPEDPIMDAVLKANSDANLPAIDVSPNQGKFLHLLAKLKRAKNILEIGTLGGYSSIWLARALPEDGYLTTLEYDPRHAKVAEENIRNAGLEKKINVLVGAALDTLPSLKGKEFDFIFIDADKPNNPHYLKWALELSKPGAVIIGDNVVREGQVADENHKDASVKGVQQFIDLLAEDPRIDSTAIQTVGSKGYDGFALGIVKD is encoded by the coding sequence ATGAACCAAACAGAGCTTTGGAAAGATGTAGACCATTATTTCAGTACGAAACTCCATCCGGAAGATCCAATCATGGATGCCGTATTAAAAGCAAATTCAGATGCCAATCTGCCTGCCATCGATGTCTCTCCGAATCAAGGGAAATTCCTTCATCTACTCGCCAAGCTGAAAAGAGCAAAAAACATATTGGAAATTGGTACACTCGGCGGATACAGCAGTATTTGGCTTGCCCGTGCTTTGCCAGAGGATGGATACCTCACGACCCTGGAGTATGATCCAAGGCACGCAAAGGTTGCGGAGGAGAATATCCGTAATGCAGGCTTAGAGAAGAAAATTAATGTACTGGTCGGAGCAGCCCTTGATACATTGCCATCCTTAAAAGGAAAAGAGTTTGACTTCATTTTTATAGATGCTGATAAACCGAACAACCCTCATTATTTGAAATGGGCACTGGAGCTTTCCAAGCCCGGAGCGGTCATCATTGGGGATAACGTCGTTCGTGAAGGACAGGTGGCGGACGAAAACCACAAAGATGCCAGCGTAAAAGGCGTTCAGCAGTTTATTGACCTGCTGGCAGAAGACCCAAGGATCGATTCCACCGCCATTCAGACCGTCGGATCTAAAGGATATGACGGATTTGCATTAGGAATTGTGAAGGATTGA
- a CDS encoding Imm6 family immunity protein, producing MNSIENLKAEEKVAVGLVIAEKMFNSLAIEEPGYNTGREALDSSWKWLEGGNISGDELCNYIDSEDYIDVAEFANKEKDAQKQYAWYSVLDAVSYTTYQAYNKEGRRFLPQVIEIIDDETLITLCENAIESGQVEKENLNNIISYVSENGYVSEKNIKKDSLPFF from the coding sequence ATGAATTCTATTGAAAACCTCAAAGCAGAAGAGAAGGTAGCAGTTGGACTAGTGATAGCGGAAAAAATGTTTAATAGTCTTGCTATAGAAGAACCAGGGTATAATACTGGAAGAGAAGCATTAGATTCTAGTTGGAAATGGCTTGAAGGTGGAAATATTAGTGGAGATGAATTATGCAACTATATAGACAGCGAAGATTATATAGATGTAGCGGAGTTTGCGAACAAAGAAAAAGACGCTCAAAAGCAGTATGCGTGGTATTCCGTTTTAGATGCGGTTTCATATACAACATACCAAGCATATAACAAAGAGGGAAGGAGATTTCTTCCTCAAGTCATTGAAATAATTGATGATGAAACTTTGATAACATTATGTGAAAACGCAATAGAATCTGGACAAGTTGAAAAGGAAAATCTTAATAATATAATTAGTTATGTATCAGAAAACGGTTACGTATCTGAGAAAAATATAAAAAAGGATAGTTTACCATTTTTTTGA
- a CDS encoding toxin-antitoxin system YwqK family antitoxin: MEGETIYDKKYIIDNGLVFNDQLSYGGDEYDSFIVKYDQNNNEHIYTGIIYELYENGNIANYYEVKAGIKEGLMVYFFPNGQIKEIKRLEKNSLEGLQKEFSENGVIKSKEHRVSGRLMSFKKYDSKGNIIEEETEPAKIELNYRNM, from the coding sequence ATGGAAGGCGAAACAATTTATGACAAAAAATATATTATTGATAACGGGCTGGTATTTAACGATCAGTTGAGTTACGGAGGAGATGAATATGACTCCTTTATAGTTAAATACGATCAAAATAATAATGAACATATATATACTGGTATTATTTATGAGCTATACGAGAATGGGAACATTGCAAATTATTATGAAGTAAAAGCTGGTATAAAAGAAGGTTTAATGGTTTATTTCTTTCCAAATGGCCAAATTAAGGAAATTAAAAGATTGGAAAAGAACTCTTTGGAAGGTTTGCAAAAAGAATTTTCTGAAAATGGTGTTATAAAATCAAAAGAGCATAGAGTTTCCGGAAGATTAATGTCTTTTAAAAAGTATGATAGCAAGGGGAATATTATTGAAGAAGAAACCGAACCTGCAAAAATAGAACTAAACTATAGGAACATGTAA
- a CDS encoding BCCT family transporter, whose product MKNFSFSKHSVFFISVLLTLIFIVWGGFFTASFNKITTTAYDFVIEYLGWVYIGTAFFLVIYAIYLLFSKFGHIKLGKETDKPEFKTGSWLAMLFGAGMGVGIVYWGVAEPVTHYTNPPYGEGYTAQAANTAMKYSFFHWGLQPWGIYTVISLALAYFQFKKGLPAAVSSAFYPLLKEKIYGPIGKTIDILSVFATVFGIATSLGLGAMQISAGMHSLMGVPDNVSVQLIVIGVATLLFIVSISTGLEKGIQYLSNAAIILSFLIMLLVLILGPTLTIFEVFFSSLGSYASDFVNMSLRIRPFGDNTWIGDWTLFYWAWWIAWCPFVGMFIARISKGRTVREFVIGVLFVPALGTCVWFAIFGGAALDIIQNMGHPELAKQIADNVSLSIFNFFDYLPASSLLSVIGFAVVAIYYITVADTSSYVLGMLSERGNLNPSIKIKVTWGVIQSASAAVLLLAGGLEVLQTASLVAAFPFAIVLLLMCWSLQKAMKSEVEEERKLKAKMMKDPIETR is encoded by the coding sequence ATGAAGAATTTTAGCTTTTCAAAGCATAGTGTATTTTTTATATCCGTTCTTTTAACACTGATTTTCATTGTTTGGGGTGGTTTTTTCACAGCCAGCTTCAACAAAATTACGACCACAGCTTATGACTTTGTTATTGAGTATCTTGGCTGGGTTTATATCGGAACTGCCTTTTTTCTCGTAATTTATGCGATTTACCTGTTATTTTCTAAATTCGGGCACATTAAGCTGGGAAAAGAGACGGACAAACCAGAATTTAAAACAGGCTCCTGGCTTGCGATGCTGTTTGGCGCAGGGATGGGAGTTGGAATTGTTTACTGGGGGGTTGCTGAACCTGTTACCCACTACACAAACCCGCCATACGGAGAAGGCTACACCGCTCAAGCAGCGAATACAGCTATGAAGTACTCCTTTTTCCACTGGGGATTACAGCCCTGGGGAATTTATACGGTCATAAGCCTCGCACTTGCTTATTTCCAGTTTAAAAAGGGTCTTCCTGCAGCCGTAAGCTCTGCTTTTTACCCTCTTTTAAAAGAAAAAATCTACGGTCCGATTGGAAAGACAATTGATATTCTTTCCGTATTCGCCACTGTTTTCGGAATTGCCACCTCTCTTGGACTAGGTGCCATGCAAATATCCGCAGGTATGCACTCCCTTATGGGTGTACCGGATAATGTATCGGTCCAATTAATCGTGATCGGAGTGGCTACACTTCTCTTTATTGTCTCCATCAGCACCGGATTGGAGAAGGGAATTCAGTACCTGTCCAACGCAGCGATTATCCTATCATTCCTGATCATGCTGCTTGTGCTGATCCTTGGACCTACACTGACTATTTTTGAAGTGTTCTTCAGCTCACTCGGAAGCTACGCAAGCGACTTTGTCAACATGAGTCTGCGGATCAGACCGTTTGGGGACAACACATGGATTGGAGATTGGACGCTATTCTATTGGGCATGGTGGATTGCCTGGTGTCCGTTTGTCGGAATGTTCATCGCCCGTATTTCAAAAGGGCGGACCGTTCGTGAATTCGTAATCGGTGTTCTCTTTGTTCCGGCGCTTGGAACATGTGTATGGTTCGCCATCTTCGGAGGAGCCGCTCTTGATATCATCCAGAACATGGGTCACCCAGAACTGGCTAAACAAATTGCGGACAACGTTTCACTTTCCATATTCAACTTCTTTGATTATTTGCCGGCAAGCTCCCTGCTGAGTGTCATTGGATTTGCTGTCGTAGCCATCTATTATATTACGGTTGCTGACACATCTTCATATGTCCTTGGCATGCTAAGCGAAAGAGGGAACTTGAACCCGAGCATCAAGATTAAAGTAACATGGGGAGTCATTCAATCTGCTTCTGCTGCTGTGCTTCTCTTAGCAGGCGGTCTTGAAGTTCTTCAAACCGCTTCCCTAGTGGCCGCTTTCCCATTCGCGATCGTCCTTCTTCTCATGTGCTGGTCATTGCAAAAAGCGATGAAGAGTGAAGTGGAAGAAGAAAGAAAGCTGAAGGCTAAAATGATGAAAGATCCTATAGAAACACGTTAA
- a CDS encoding Ltp family lipoprotein, whose product MQAQVKSKKSWYKKWWVWAIIFLIGAGTVGGGQEEQPEEKPVAAEAEEVETEPAAVETTTEEVVVEETEPAPAEDATEEIAVEEAEEIAVEEAEESNVPAEHASALDKAKSYASTMDMSKNSISDQLTSEYGEKFSKEAADYAIENLEHDWNANALAKAQSYSDTMYMSKAGIYDQLTSDSGEKFTTEEAKYAVDNLKADYKENALKKAKDYQSQMNMSPESIRDQLTSEYGEKFTKEEADYAIQKLN is encoded by the coding sequence GTGCAAGCACAAGTAAAATCTAAAAAATCCTGGTATAAGAAATGGTGGGTATGGGCCATTATCTTTTTGATTGGTGCAGGGACTGTCGGCGGAGGACAAGAAGAACAACCGGAAGAAAAACCGGTGGCAGCGGAAGCAGAAGAGGTCGAAACAGAGCCAGCTGCAGTGGAAACGACGACTGAAGAGGTAGTCGTCGAGGAAACAGAACCGGCACCTGCAGAAGATGCAACAGAAGAGATAGCAGTCGAGGAAGCAGAAGAGATAGCAGTCGAGGAAGCGGAAGAGAGCAACGTTCCTGCCGAGCACGCCTCTGCACTCGATAAAGCAAAATCCTACGCAAGCACCATGGATATGTCAAAAAACTCCATATCCGACCAATTGACATCAGAGTACGGCGAAAAGTTCTCAAAAGAGGCAGCCGATTACGCTATAGAAAACCTAGAGCACGACTGGAATGCGAACGCACTCGCGAAAGCCCAATCGTATTCAGACACGATGTACATGTCCAAAGCAGGCATCTATGACCAGCTGACCTCAGACAGCGGCGAGAAATTCACGACGGAAGAAGCGAAATATGCCGTCGACAATTTAAAAGCGGACTACAAAGAAAATGCTTTAAAAAAAGCAAAAGATTATCAGTCCCAAATGAACATGTCCCCTGAATCCATAAGAGATCAGCTCACTTCTGAGTACGGGGAGAAGTTTACTAAAGAAGAAGCCGATTACGCGATACAAAAACTAAACTAA